The Halorubrum salinarum genome segment GGTGCTGCGCGACATCGCGTCCCACTGCGTCGAGGAGACGGGCGGGATGTTCGTCAAGCGGCCTGAGGACTCCGAGGAGTACTTCCAAGAGAAGCTGGAGGGCTGTAAGGCGTGCGACATCCCGGTCGAGGTGATCGACGGGGAGGAGGCGCGGCGCCGCGAGCCGTACCTCGCGCGCGACGTGGAGAAGGCGATCGCCCTGCCGGACGGCGCGGTCGACCCCTTCCGGCTCTGCGTGTCGAATGCCGCGGACGCCCGGGAGCACGGCGCGCGGATCGAGACGCACGCCCCGGTGACGGACGTGCTCGTCGAGGACGGGGAAGTCGTCGGCGTCGAGATCGAACACGAGACCGGGCCGGGCAAGCGCGTCCACCGCGAGCCGGGGACGACCGAGGAGATCCGCGCGCGCCACGTCGTCAACGCCACGGGCGCGTGGGCGGGCAACGTCGGCGAGATGGCCGGCGTCGACGTGGAGGTGCGCCCCTCGAAGGGCGTGATGACGGTGATGAACACCCGGCAGGTCGACACCGTGATCAACCGCTGCCGGCCGAAGGGCGACGCCGACATCATCGTCCCCCACGAGACCGCCTGTATCCTCGGCACGACCGACGAGGAGGTCGACGACCCGGAGGACTACCCCGAGGAGGAGTGGGAGGTCGACCTGATGATCGAGACGCTCTCGGAGCTCGTCCCGGCGCTCGAAGACGCGCGGACGCTCCGCTCGTTCTGGGGCGTCCGCCCGCTGTACGAGCCGCCGGGGACGGGCACCGAGGACCCGACGGACATCACGCGCGACTACTTCCTCCTCGACCACGGCGACCGCGACGACCTCCCCGGCATGACGACCATCGTCGGCGGGAAGCTCACCACCTACCGGATGATGGCCGAGTCCATCTCCGACCACGTGTGCGAGACGCTCGGCCACGAGGCGACCTGCGACACCGCCGACGCGCCGCTCCCGGGCTCGGAGAGCGAGGCCCGCATGGAGGAGCTGATGGACGAGTTCGGCCTGCGCTCGCCGGTCGCGCGCCGCTCGGGCCAGCGGCTCGGCTCCCGGGCCGACGACGTGCTCGACGAGTACGACCCGAACCCGATCGTCTGTAACTGCGAGAGCGTCACCCGCGCGGAGGTCCAGGACGCGATCGGGGAGGCCGGCTCCGACCTCAACGCGGTCCGCCTCCGCACCCGCGCCTCGATGGGGAACTGCCAGGGCGGCTTCTGTACTCACCGGATCGCCGCGGAGCTCGCCGAGGAGTACCCCGAGCCCGTCGTGCGCGACGCCGAGGACGAGCTGTACCAGGAGCGCTGGAAGGGCCAGCGCCACGCGCTGTGGGGCGAGCAGCTCTCGCAGGCAATGTTGAACCACATGCTCCACGCGACCACGATGAACCGCGACGGCGACCCCGCGAACCTCGACGAGAAGGTCGACTTCGGCGCGTTCGACGCGGGCGCGGGGGCGCCGAGCCCGGGCGATTCCGACGGCGAGACCGGGACCGCCGCGGCGGACGGTGGCCGCGCAAGCGACGACGCGGCGACCGACGGCGGCCGCGCAGACGACGACGCGGTCACGGACGGTGGCCGCGCAAGCGACGACGCGGCGACCGACGGAGGTCGCTGATGGCGATCAACAGCGACGTGCTCGTGATCGGCGGCGGGCTCGCCGCGGTCACGGCCGCGGTGTCGGCCGCCCGCGAGGGCGCGGACGTGCGGCTCGTCTCTCACAAGGCGAGCACGCTGCGGCAGGCCTCCGGGCTGATCGACGCGCTCGGCTACGTCCCGGCGACCGAGCCGGCGAAACCGCTCCGCGACGGGCCGCCGACCGCGGGCCGCGAGCTCGACCGCGACGAGTGGCCGGACCCGGAGGGGCCGCTCGCGGACCCGTTCGAGGGGATCGAGCGCCTGCCGGAGTCGCACCCGTACCAAGTGGTCGGCGCGG includes the following:
- the glpA gene encoding anaerobic glycerol-3-phosphate dehydrogenase subunit GlpA, with translation MDRQVDVVVVGGGSTGCGVVRDLARRGLDTVLVEKGNLTHGTTGRMHGLLHSGGRYAVSDQKSAKECIEENRVLRDIASHCVEETGGMFVKRPEDSEEYFQEKLEGCKACDIPVEVIDGEEARRREPYLARDVEKAIALPDGAVDPFRLCVSNAADAREHGARIETHAPVTDVLVEDGEVVGVEIEHETGPGKRVHREPGTTEEIRARHVVNATGAWAGNVGEMAGVDVEVRPSKGVMTVMNTRQVDTVINRCRPKGDADIIVPHETACILGTTDEEVDDPEDYPEEEWEVDLMIETLSELVPALEDARTLRSFWGVRPLYEPPGTGTEDPTDITRDYFLLDHGDRDDLPGMTTIVGGKLTTYRMMAESISDHVCETLGHEATCDTADAPLPGSESEARMEELMDEFGLRSPVARRSGQRLGSRADDVLDEYDPNPIVCNCESVTRAEVQDAIGEAGSDLNAVRLRTRASMGNCQGGFCTHRIAAELAEEYPEPVVRDAEDELYQERWKGQRHALWGEQLSQAMLNHMLHATTMNRDGDPANLDEKVDFGAFDAGAGAPSPGDSDGETGTAAADGGRASDDAATDGGRADDDAVTDGGRASDDAATDGGR